The following proteins are co-located in the Paenibacillus sp. FSL H8-0079 genome:
- the cimA gene encoding citramalate synthase: MSKAISIFDTTLRDGTQGEGVSLSADDKLKIAKKLDDLGVHYIEGGIPGSNTKDIEFFKRVKELNLNAKVVAFGSTRRKGSVASEDANLKRIIESGAQAATLVGKSWDFHVHTALQTTLEENLSMIYDSIAYLKQNGMEVIFDAEHFFDGFKHNPEYAQAVLTKAHEAGADWLVMCDTNGGTMPNEVHEIVSTLHRSLPHAHLGIHTHNDCELAVANTLSAVQAGARQVQGTMNGYGERCGNANLASIIPNLQLKLGYECVTEDSMRQLTNVARYVSEIANVNMPINQPYVGNAAFAHKGGIHVSAILRDSRTYEHIVPELVGNKQRVLVSELAGQSNIVSKAQELGLEFDPSSANSRQIIEKIKDLEHQGYQFEGADASLELLIREANGDMKELFTFESFKMLVEKTAGKSVVSEAFVKLNVAGTSVYTAAEGNGPVNALDNALRKALVQYFPSLANMHLSDYKVRVLDEKDATAAKVRVLIESKNTENTWNTVGVSENVIEASWEALVHSFRYALLQEKLQDEPGTLPIPAHGLSNH, from the coding sequence ATGTCAAAGGCCATTTCCATCTTCGATACGACTTTACGTGACGGCACACAAGGGGAGGGTGTCAGCTTATCGGCAGACGACAAACTCAAAATTGCCAAGAAGCTTGATGACCTGGGTGTCCATTATATTGAAGGCGGAATTCCCGGCAGCAACACCAAGGACATTGAGTTTTTCAAAAGAGTCAAGGAATTGAACCTGAACGCAAAGGTTGTTGCTTTTGGCAGTACCCGCCGAAAAGGCAGCGTTGCTAGTGAAGACGCCAACCTGAAGCGCATAATCGAATCTGGTGCTCAGGCTGCAACTTTGGTCGGTAAATCATGGGACTTCCATGTGCATACCGCTTTGCAGACTACATTGGAAGAAAACTTGTCCATGATCTATGATTCCATCGCCTATCTGAAACAGAATGGTATGGAAGTGATCTTTGATGCAGAACACTTCTTTGACGGATTCAAACATAATCCAGAGTATGCTCAAGCGGTCTTGACCAAGGCCCACGAAGCTGGAGCGGACTGGCTCGTTATGTGTGATACCAACGGCGGGACGATGCCAAACGAGGTACACGAGATCGTATCCACACTGCATAGAAGCCTGCCTCACGCACATCTCGGGATCCATACACATAATGATTGTGAACTGGCTGTGGCCAACACACTCAGCGCTGTACAAGCTGGAGCCCGTCAGGTTCAAGGAACGATGAACGGTTATGGAGAGCGTTGCGGTAACGCCAATCTGGCGTCCATCATTCCGAATTTGCAACTGAAGCTTGGCTATGAATGTGTTACGGAAGATTCAATGAGACAACTTACAAACGTGGCTCGTTATGTCAGCGAAATTGCTAATGTGAATATGCCGATTAATCAACCTTATGTTGGTAATGCTGCTTTTGCTCACAAAGGTGGCATTCACGTCTCTGCCATCCTGCGAGATTCCCGTACTTATGAACACATCGTGCCTGAACTGGTCGGCAACAAACAGCGTGTGCTGGTTTCAGAGCTTGCTGGACAGAGCAACATTGTGTCCAAAGCACAGGAATTGGGTCTTGAGTTCGATCCAAGCAGTGCCAATTCACGTCAGATTATTGAGAAAATCAAAGATCTGGAGCATCAGGGTTACCAGTTCGAAGGTGCAGATGCCTCGCTCGAATTGTTAATTCGTGAAGCGAATGGTGACATGAAAGAATTGTTCACTTTCGAATCATTCAAAATGCTTGTAGAGAAAACGGCAGGAAAATCCGTTGTTTCTGAAGCTTTTGTCAAACTTAATGTGGCTGGAACAAGTGTCTATACCGCTGCTGAAGGAAACGGTCCGGTTAATGCACTCGATAACGCGCTTCGGAAAGCGTTGGTACAATACTTCCCTTCACTTGCCAACATGCACCTGTCAGACTACAAAGTACGTGTACTGGATGAGAAGGATGCCACAGCTGCCAAAGTGCGTGTACTGATCGAATCCAAAAACACCGAAAACACATGGAACACTGTTGGTGTATCCGAGAACGTGATTGAAGCAAGTTGGGAAGCTCTCGTGCACAGTTTCCGCTACGCGTTACTTCAAGAAAAATTGCAGGATGAGCCGGGTACACTCCCTATTCCTGCTCACGGGTTAAGTAACCATTAA
- a CDS encoding quinone-dependent dihydroorotate dehydrogenase codes for MLYRSLAKPLLFKMDPEQAHHLIIGGLSGVGSIRPVPSGLRVMYGVRETSDLAVDMFGCHFPTPVGLAAGLDKNGQAVTGFSSIGFGFMEVGTVTPLAQPGNDQPRLFRLPPDEALVNRMGFNNLGAEAMAGELARLQDRRIPVAVNIGKNKATSNEEAHLDYSKCIQALYDVADLFVVNISSPNTPDLRNLQHGNELKELLAAVMNEMNVQHARAGGASKSVLVKIAPDVNDQELEYMVRTIADSGVAGIIATNTTISRAGLSHQHAKETGGLSGKPLRDRSTEIIRQIYRQTEGKLPIIGSGGIFTSEDAYEKIKAGASLVEIYTALIYEGPEVNRRIHAGLRELLRKDGYRHISEAVGAEHR; via the coding sequence TTGTTATACAGAAGTCTTGCTAAACCTTTGTTGTTCAAAATGGACCCTGAACAGGCCCATCATCTGATTATTGGCGGCCTTAGTGGCGTGGGCAGTATCCGTCCGGTTCCTTCCGGATTGCGTGTGATGTACGGCGTTCGTGAAACGTCTGATCTGGCTGTTGACATGTTTGGTTGTCATTTCCCTACACCTGTCGGTCTGGCTGCGGGCCTGGACAAAAACGGACAGGCCGTAACGGGTTTTTCTTCCATCGGATTTGGATTCATGGAAGTGGGAACGGTGACGCCACTTGCACAGCCAGGTAACGATCAGCCACGGTTGTTCCGTTTACCTCCAGATGAGGCTTTGGTAAACCGGATGGGCTTCAACAATCTCGGTGCGGAAGCCATGGCTGGTGAGTTGGCGCGTCTACAGGATCGTCGCATTCCAGTAGCTGTTAACATCGGCAAAAATAAGGCAACGTCTAATGAAGAAGCTCACCTGGACTATTCGAAGTGCATTCAGGCGCTATACGATGTTGCTGACCTGTTTGTAGTTAATATCAGTTCACCAAATACACCTGATTTGCGTAATCTGCAACATGGGAATGAATTGAAGGAACTGCTCGCTGCGGTCATGAACGAGATGAACGTGCAGCATGCACGAGCGGGTGGAGCGAGCAAATCCGTGTTGGTGAAGATCGCACCAGATGTGAATGATCAGGAACTTGAATATATGGTTCGCACGATTGCAGACAGTGGCGTTGCAGGCATTATTGCTACGAACACTACCATCAGTCGCGCAGGACTTTCCCACCAACATGCGAAGGAAACAGGTGGTCTGAGCGGTAAACCATTGCGTGACCGTTCAACGGAGATTATTCGCCAGATCTATCGCCAGACCGAAGGCAAACTTCCAATCATCGGTTCAGGTGGCATTTTCACAAGTGAGGATGCATATGAGAAAATTAAAGCCGGAGCAAGCCTGGTCGAAATATATACAGCATTGATCTATGAAGGACCTGAGGTGAATCGGCGTATTCATGCAGGATTGCGTGAGTTGCTGCGCAAAGACGGTTATCGTCATATCTCCGAAGCGGTTGGTGCGGAACATCGTTAA
- a CDS encoding DNA polymerase IV — translation MSSEGNPPANVDQYYPTAGRVILHVDMNAFYCSVHEAEEPDLYRGKATAVAGSSELRKGVIVTCSYVARNRGISTGMVVHQAMKKCPDLIVIRPDFHLYRQYSRAFMQIAYSYTPQLEATSIDECYLDITGSRQFGNPMEIAESIQRRIKDELGLPCSIGIAPNKLLAKMASDLKKPNGISILRMRDVPRILWHRPCNEMFGIGKKTAEKLKKLGIETIGQLAKSDENMLTELFGVNGAWLKNSANGINHSAVHAEREANKSIGHTTTLPADVSDMNDIHRVFLNISDQVARRLRKHEMFSQGIQITIRTPDMKTITRSRLMEVPTEDASIIYREACQLFAKHWGSGKPVRMLGVTLQNLIPREESAVQMDLFEYEQKPKKDNLIRIMDQLRDKFGENAVVTAGMLGDDPSVLLRNHKVRGTSLQKDNLQSLD, via the coding sequence ATGTCTTCAGAAGGCAATCCTCCAGCGAATGTGGATCAATACTACCCTACAGCCGGACGGGTGATTCTGCATGTGGATATGAATGCTTTCTACTGCTCTGTACATGAAGCCGAGGAACCAGATTTATATAGAGGAAAAGCAACGGCCGTTGCGGGCAGCAGTGAACTGCGAAAGGGAGTAATCGTAACCTGCTCATATGTCGCTCGTAATCGAGGCATCTCAACAGGGATGGTTGTGCACCAAGCCATGAAAAAGTGCCCTGATCTCATTGTGATTCGTCCTGATTTTCATTTATATCGTCAATATTCAAGAGCTTTCATGCAAATTGCGTATAGTTATACCCCTCAACTTGAGGCGACGTCCATTGATGAGTGTTATCTTGATATTACAGGCTCAAGGCAATTTGGAAATCCAATGGAGATTGCGGAGAGCATTCAGCGGAGAATCAAGGATGAATTAGGGCTGCCTTGTTCCATTGGCATTGCACCCAACAAATTATTGGCGAAAATGGCTTCAGATCTGAAAAAACCGAATGGTATCTCCATTTTGCGTATGAGGGACGTACCTCGGATTCTTTGGCATAGGCCATGTAACGAGATGTTTGGCATTGGTAAAAAAACGGCTGAAAAGCTGAAGAAACTGGGCATTGAAACGATTGGTCAATTGGCCAAATCAGATGAGAACATGTTGACCGAACTATTCGGAGTCAATGGAGCGTGGCTCAAAAATTCTGCGAATGGCATTAACCATTCCGCGGTTCACGCTGAACGGGAAGCCAATAAATCTATTGGACATACGACCACTTTACCGGCGGATGTATCGGATATGAACGATATTCATCGGGTTTTCCTCAATATAAGTGACCAGGTAGCCAGGAGATTGCGCAAGCACGAAATGTTTAGCCAAGGTATTCAGATTACGATTCGGACACCGGATATGAAGACGATCACCCGATCACGTTTAATGGAAGTCCCAACGGAGGATGCATCGATCATCTACCGTGAAGCTTGTCAATTATTCGCGAAGCATTGGGGCAGTGGTAAGCCTGTACGCATGCTGGGCGTGACACTTCAAAACCTGATTCCAAGAGAAGAGTCCGCTGTGCAGATGGACTTGTTCGAATATGAGCAGAAGCCCAAGAAGGACAATTTGATTCGAATTATGGATCAGTTACGTGATAAATTTGGTGAGAATGCTGTTGTGACCGCAGGCATGCTTGGGGACGATCCTTCCGTGCTGCTTCGCAATCATAAAGTACGGGGCACTTCCCTGCAAAAAGATAACTTGCAAAGTCTTGATTAA
- a CDS encoding GTP pyrophosphokinase family protein — protein MDGRDWGTFLLPYEQAVEELKVKFKTMRAELKKREEYAPIEFVTGRVKKISSILEKSRRLNVSLDDVETGIEDIAGIRIMCQFVDDIRRVAEYIRGRKDLTVLIEKDYITNFKESGYRSFHMIIEYPVQTALGQKKVLAEIQIRTLAMNFWATIEHSLSYKFREGLPDEMRTRLKKTAEAAFILDNEMSAIRLQILEAQKAFEDDSNIVSRTLNIIHQLYFYHLVSEAIEAQKRFNDYWERHDMEGLKDLLDDVKELLNNARKGENPDEQL, from the coding sequence ATGGACGGTAGAGACTGGGGTACATTTTTACTTCCTTATGAACAAGCGGTAGAGGAATTGAAAGTCAAGTTTAAGACAATGCGGGCGGAACTGAAGAAACGGGAAGAGTATGCCCCGATTGAATTCGTTACCGGTCGTGTCAAAAAAATATCCAGTATTCTGGAGAAATCCAGACGACTGAATGTGTCGCTTGATGACGTGGAAACAGGCATTGAGGATATTGCAGGTATCCGCATTATGTGCCAGTTCGTGGATGATATCCGTCGGGTTGCCGAGTATATTCGAGGCCGTAAGGATCTCACGGTACTCATTGAGAAAGATTACATTACGAATTTCAAAGAGAGCGGCTATCGCAGCTTTCATATGATTATTGAGTATCCCGTTCAGACGGCTCTGGGACAAAAGAAAGTATTGGCCGAGATACAGATCCGGACGCTTGCCATGAACTTCTGGGCTACCATTGAACATTCGCTGAGTTACAAGTTTCGGGAAGGGTTACCTGATGAGATGAGAACCAGGCTGAAAAAAACGGCTGAGGCCGCGTTTATACTGGATAATGAGATGTCTGCGATTCGTCTGCAAATTCTGGAGGCACAGAAGGCCTTTGAAGATGATTCGAATATCGTGTCAAGAACATTGAATATCATTCATCAACTGTACTTCTACCATCTTGTCAGTGAAGCGATTGAAGCACAGAAGCGCTTTAACGATTACTGGGAACGACATGATATGGAAGGACTCAAAGACTTGCTGGATGATGTGAAAGAACTTCTGAACAACGCCAGAAAGGGCGAAAATCCGGATGAGCAGCTATGA
- a CDS encoding thioredoxin family protein yields MKSKKKKKSAAILIFLGILIIMIAALVVVDQQSKKQMDSVENAYGIAASKLNPATRELLNDSNYQQIIVPTDLKAKIDNKDSFFVYFFASDCSHCRATTPQLMPLVDSEGIELPQFNLREFEAGWTDYNIEFTPTLVYYEAGVEKDRMVGGLQENGSDQGYTLDDYKQFFQKYKGSATPSAS; encoded by the coding sequence ATGAAATCCAAGAAGAAAAAGAAAAGTGCTGCGATCCTGATTTTCCTGGGTATTTTAATTATTATGATTGCAGCACTGGTTGTCGTAGACCAGCAATCCAAGAAACAGATGGATTCGGTGGAAAATGCTTATGGCATCGCTGCTTCCAAGCTCAATCCAGCTACACGGGAGCTGCTTAATGATTCAAACTATCAACAAATTATTGTACCAACTGATCTCAAAGCCAAAATTGATAACAAAGATAGCTTCTTTGTTTATTTCTTCGCTTCCGACTGCTCACACTGCCGTGCCACAACTCCTCAGTTGATGCCACTGGTTGACAGTGAAGGTATCGAACTTCCGCAATTCAACCTGCGTGAATTCGAAGCGGGATGGACCGATTACAACATCGAGTTCACGCCTACACTCGTCTATTATGAGGCTGGTGTCGAGAAAGACCGTATGGTTGGCGGACTGCAAGAGAATGGCAGTGACCAAGGCTATACGCTGGATGATTACAAACAATTCTTCCAAAAATATAAAGGCAGTGCCACTCCTTCGGCAAGCTAA
- a CDS encoding L,D-transpeptidase family protein, giving the protein MQNTHLRTYVKKHPDNKMAWYLLGKEYLGEGQEAKANYCFQQAGEVYEAFERSKAPADIWVDYQDKLVEMSEQKEKKQRRRKMWLTLLMLLVLAGMPPADAPGFSREAVDALSAALESTDDIAAPVEADKQVGTASIAPSNVFTAAAFGGGNHGEAALAAAWSGSGPKVETSAVLGMQTSDDWSLWKRNMPVKYIVQTNTSGKLTAQSYDAKQCNCEPPEVTPKIKKMALAWTAKQEAAASLSSAIVAYRKKNDAWPKSVTQMAQPFPNNILGETAPGMTEMFPKLLALHQGKAQEGKNDSSGQENGSTTSNSSQGKNVAFADTLGGQPFLQEPLEIVIDKDKHKLALISGDTIIRMYDVGLGGDRTPEGSFVISDKVVNPNGRSNGEFGSRGMQLSNTNYAIHGTNEPDSIGLDESLGCVRMRTGDVEELFALAPQGTPVRIGEDVLPDLTLVPEAKQRYQHTLVPKQNNPNKTYHWLN; this is encoded by the coding sequence ATGCAGAATACTCATCTAAGAACATATGTCAAGAAACATCCCGACAACAAAATGGCTTGGTACTTACTCGGAAAGGAGTACTTGGGAGAAGGGCAGGAGGCTAAAGCCAACTATTGTTTCCAGCAAGCGGGCGAGGTTTACGAAGCATTTGAACGTAGTAAGGCTCCTGCTGACATCTGGGTGGACTATCAGGATAAACTGGTGGAGATGTCTGAGCAGAAGGAGAAAAAACAACGTAGACGCAAAATGTGGCTTACGTTATTAATGCTGCTTGTGCTGGCAGGTATGCCACCTGCGGACGCTCCGGGCTTCAGTCGTGAAGCAGTCGACGCGCTGTCAGCCGCACTGGAATCCACAGATGATATCGCAGCGCCTGTAGAAGCGGATAAACAGGTTGGGACTGCATCCATTGCGCCAAGTAATGTGTTCACGGCTGCGGCATTTGGTGGAGGCAACCATGGCGAGGCTGCGCTCGCAGCTGCCTGGTCCGGGTCAGGCCCAAAAGTAGAGACTTCGGCTGTACTGGGTATGCAAACCTCGGATGACTGGTCTTTATGGAAGAGAAATATGCCTGTGAAATACATAGTACAAACCAATACAAGCGGAAAATTAACTGCACAAAGTTATGATGCCAAGCAATGTAACTGTGAACCTCCTGAAGTCACGCCGAAAATCAAAAAGATGGCCTTGGCGTGGACCGCCAAGCAGGAAGCCGCTGCATCATTATCAAGTGCAATCGTTGCCTATCGCAAAAAAAATGACGCTTGGCCCAAGAGTGTAACGCAAATGGCCCAGCCATTTCCGAATAATATTCTGGGAGAGACTGCGCCAGGTATGACCGAGATGTTTCCGAAGCTGCTAGCTTTGCATCAAGGAAAGGCACAGGAAGGGAAGAACGATTCGAGTGGTCAAGAGAATGGTTCAACGACTTCGAATTCGTCTCAAGGCAAAAATGTCGCGTTTGCAGATACGCTGGGAGGTCAGCCTTTTTTGCAGGAACCACTTGAGATTGTCATTGATAAGGATAAACACAAACTTGCATTAATCAGTGGGGATACCATTATTCGGATGTATGATGTGGGACTTGGCGGTGATCGAACACCGGAAGGTTCATTTGTCATTTCAGATAAAGTGGTCAATCCGAATGGACGCTCGAACGGAGAGTTCGGCAGCAGAGGTATGCAACTCTCGAATACGAATTATGCCATCCATGGAACCAACGAGCCAGACAGCATCGGACTGGATGAGTCCCTTGGATGTGTGAGAATGCGTACAGGAGATGTAGAAGAGTTATTCGCTCTCGCTCCGCAAGGCACTCCGGTACGCATTGGAGAAGATGTGCTGCCAGATCTTACGCTTGTTCCAGAAGCGAAGCAGCGTTATCAGCATACGCTTGTTCCAAAGCAGAATAATCCGAACAAAACGTATCACTGGCTGAATTGA
- a CDS encoding IS3 family transposase (programmed frameshift), whose amino-acid sequence MTKRLLTKKEQEQLKRNPNVIAVSEKAITYTDEFKRHFIAQNEQGKLPRDIFEEAGLDVECIGLERVRSSGKRWRASYREAGVEGLQDTRKTNSGRPSERELTLEQKIERLEAKNQLLRAENELLKKPRSTRKADVEKEIKVAVELKFELIYRTIRTYKLKRLVSYLCDIMEVSRSGYYNYFTEKSAQKRIAEAEADEMVKEMILKAYRFRGRKKGARQIKMTLENQYKMTYNLKRIRRIMKKFEIICPIRKANPARRMAKATKEHRTCPNELQRNFKPGEAGKVLLTDITYLTYKGNQRAYLSTMKDAQTNEILAYEVSSSLRIDIALNTLHQLKKHRHITKDALIHSDQGFHYTNPQFQSVVKKMGLTQSMSRRGNCWDNAPQESFFGHFKDETNIKECETLEEVKREIKSYMTYYNHYRGQWNLKKLPPVKYRQQLQQVA is encoded by the exons ATGACGAAAAGATTACTGACGAAGAAAGAACAAGAACAACTAAAACGGAATCCAAATGTGATCGCTGTTAGTGAAAAGGCGATTACGTATACCGATGAATTTAAGCGCCATTTCATTGCACAAAATGAACAGGGTAAACTGCCACGAGACATTTTTGAAGAAGCGGGCTTAGATGTTGAATGTATTGGTTTAGAGCGTGTCCGTTCTTCTGGAAAACGTTGGCGTGCTTCGTATCGTGAAGCGGGTGTAGAAGGCTTACAGGATACACGTAAAACGAATTCAGGTCGCCCTTCGGAACGTGAATTAACATTAGAACAAAAGATTGAACGATTAGAAGCAAAAAATCAATTGTTACGAGCGGAAAATGAACTGCTAAAAAAGC CTCGATCTACTCGAAAGGCAGATGTTGAAAAAGAAATAAAAGTGGCTGTAGAGCTGAAGTTTGAACTCATTTATCGGACGATCAGAACGTATAAATTGAAGCGGTTGGTCAGCTATCTATGCGATATTATGGAAGTATCACGTTCGGGTTATTACAATTACTTCACTGAAAAATCAGCGCAAAAGCGTATAGCTGAAGCCGAAGCAGATGAGATGGTAAAGGAAATGATTTTAAAGGCCTATCGATTCCGTGGACGTAAAAAAGGAGCACGCCAAATTAAAATGACATTAGAAAATCAGTACAAGATGACGTACAACTTGAAGCGGATTCGTCGGATCATGAAGAAATTTGAAATCATCTGTCCCATTCGAAAGGCTAATCCAGCCCGTAGAATGGCAAAAGCAACGAAAGAACATCGCACATGTCCAAACGAATTACAGCGCAATTTTAAGCCAGGCGAGGCGGGAAAGGTGTTATTAACCGACATCACCTATTTAACGTACAAAGGCAACCAGCGAGCTTATTTATCAACCATGAAAGACGCACAGACGAATGAGATTTTAGCGTATGAAGTGTCTTCTTCGTTACGCATAGACATTGCGCTGAACACGCTTCATCAATTGAAGAAACACCGACATATCACAAAAGATGCGTTAATCCATTCCGATCAAGGCTTTCATTATACGAACCCACAATTCCAATCCGTAGTGAAAAAAATGGGGTTAACTCAATCCATGTCACGACGAGGAAACTGTTGGGATAACGCTCCCCAAGAATCATTCTTTGGGCATTTTAAGGATGAAACGAATATCAAAGAATGCGAAACATTAGAAGAAGTAAAACGAGAAATTAAGAGTTATATGACGTACTATAATCATTATCGAGGGCAATGGAATTTGAAAAAGCTGCCGCCTGTAAAATACAGACAGCAGCTTCAACAAGTTGCCTAG
- a CDS encoding TlpA disulfide reductase family protein, with translation MKRNKYILLGVILLVSITMARNTEDGISAVFKQDEPIPTETGPRAGLLAPAFSLTAMDGKTYSVGGAKDKATFVSFWASWCEPCKQEAPELNRMAAKYKDKLDLYGVNVTSYDKLKDAKAFVDEYQLTFPIPLDEKGTVYAQYNGVAFPTNVLIDSRGVIQEIILGILPEKELERKIKELVAN, from the coding sequence ATGAAACGAAACAAATACATACTCCTCGGTGTTATATTGCTTGTTAGTATTACAATGGCCCGCAATACAGAGGATGGGATTTCCGCAGTATTTAAGCAGGATGAGCCCATCCCTACAGAGACGGGACCTCGTGCGGGTCTTCTGGCGCCTGCCTTTTCTCTAACAGCAATGGATGGGAAGACGTACAGTGTGGGTGGCGCCAAAGATAAGGCCACGTTCGTCAGTTTCTGGGCATCCTGGTGTGAGCCATGTAAGCAGGAAGCTCCGGAATTGAATAGAATGGCTGCGAAATACAAGGATAAGCTTGATCTGTATGGTGTTAATGTAACATCCTACGATAAACTCAAGGATGCGAAAGCTTTTGTGGATGAGTACCAACTGACGTTCCCTATTCCCTTGGACGAGAAGGGGACGGTATATGCTCAATACAATGGAGTGGCTTTTCCGACGAATGTTCTGATTGACTCCAGAGGCGTTATACAGGAGATTATCCTGGGCATTTTACCCGAAAAAGAGTTGGAACGTAAGATTAAAGAGCTTGTCGCAAACTAA
- a CDS encoding ferredoxin → MSKYTWVEKDTCIACGACGATAPDIYDYDDEGLAEVIFDGDSNHGVKAIPDDLFDDMQDACDGCPTDSIKVADEPFNKEG, encoded by the coding sequence ATGAGTAAATATACTTGGGTTGAAAAAGACACATGCATCGCATGTGGTGCTTGTGGAGCAACGGCTCCTGACATCTACGATTACGATGATGAAGGTTTGGCAGAAGTTATCTTTGACGGAGATTCTAACCATGGTGTCAAAGCTATTCCAGACGACTTGTTTGACGATATGCAGGATGCATGCGACGGCTGCCCTACAGATTCCATCAAAGTAGCGGACGAGCCTTTCAATAAAGAAGGCTAA
- a CDS encoding DUF309 domain-containing protein, which yields MSSYEPLYIDYLIYFNRDQDYFECHEVLEELWLERDRDSLYKGLLQIAVGLYHFRNGNLRGGIMMLQSSVDLLEPYPDTTLGIDLGMLVQEVEGIVKQLSEPDAQSVTYRDLSIRIVDEALEQEILRRSLELKPNIPQRRSPTRGRIYEEKMKAMDQRKS from the coding sequence ATGAGCAGCTATGAGCCACTGTACATTGACTATTTAATCTACTTCAATCGGGATCAGGATTATTTTGAGTGCCATGAGGTGCTGGAAGAATTGTGGCTTGAGCGGGACCGGGATTCTCTGTATAAAGGATTGTTACAAATTGCGGTTGGTTTGTACCACTTTAGAAATGGCAATCTACGCGGAGGCATCATGATGTTACAGAGTTCAGTTGATCTTCTGGAACCTTATCCAGATACGACTCTGGGCATTGACCTTGGGATGTTGGTACAGGAAGTAGAGGGAATCGTGAAGCAACTGTCTGAACCCGACGCTCAGTCTGTGACTTACAGGGATTTGTCTATACGTATTGTTGATGAGGCACTGGAACAGGAGATACTTAGGAGATCGCTTGAACTGAAGCCTAATATTCCGCAACGTCGGAGTCCGACTAGAGGACGAATATACGAAGAGAAGATGAAGGCGATGGATCAGCGTAAGAGTTGA
- a CDS encoding M67 family metallopeptidase produces the protein MAALHGQQNVFYIPSSVEQEMSKHMFLSLPQEACGVMLGETAAGGIRISRFQPIRNVAPDPLHHFALDDAEWIRCVFSEPKLMGIFHSHPHTKPVPSLEDMQALPAFAGLLQMYLIGSPDLTPGLQSHMQLNGYQIESSKIQHDQSYHVVPSYNLLPVPLCVT, from the coding sequence ATGGCAGCACTTCACGGGCAGCAAAACGTCTTCTACATCCCTTCTTCCGTAGAACAAGAGATGTCAAAGCACATGTTCCTTTCGCTGCCGCAAGAAGCCTGCGGGGTTATGCTGGGTGAAACCGCAGCGGGCGGCATACGAATCAGTCGGTTTCAGCCCATTCGTAACGTAGCACCTGACCCGCTGCACCATTTTGCACTGGACGATGCCGAATGGATCCGATGTGTATTCTCGGAACCTAAACTGATGGGCATCTTCCATTCTCATCCGCATACAAAGCCTGTTCCTTCCTTAGAGGACATGCAAGCTCTTCCGGCCTTCGCCGGTTTGCTCCAAATGTACCTCATAGGCTCACCTGACCTTACACCCGGATTACAATCTCACATGCAACTGAACGGTTATCAGATTGAATCCTCGAAGATACAACACGACCAGTCATACCACGTTGTCCCTTCGTACAATCTGCTTCCCGTTCCATTATGCGTGACTTAA